One Clostridium estertheticum DNA segment encodes these proteins:
- a CDS encoding ABC transporter permease produces MAQLSKEKFIIIGCENANADEILRPSITYWQDAWRRLKQNKVAILSLVILILIALMTAFGQYINGFSFEITNNDLINVGPNWTHWFGTDNLGRDVFSRVWAGGRVSIIIGVLGALVDTVVGSIYGGIAGFSGGFIDDIMMRIVEILASIPYLVVVILVSLILSKGIMAIIIAMTITGWVSMARLVRGQLLQIKEQEYVLAAAALGANPSRIIAKHLLPNTLGIMIVAITFDVPGFIFGEAFLSFLGQGIQSPNTSWGALAATAQGNLMFYPYQLFFPSLFISLTMLSFTLLGDGLRDALDPRLRQ; encoded by the coding sequence ATGGCACAGTTATCGAAAGAAAAGTTTATAATAATTGGATGTGAAAACGCTAATGCTGATGAAATATTAAGACCTAGTATTACTTATTGGCAAGACGCATGGAGAAGATTAAAACAAAATAAAGTGGCTATATTGTCATTAGTAATACTAATTTTAATAGCACTAATGACTGCTTTTGGACAATATATTAATGGGTTTAGTTTCGAAATTACAAATAATGATTTAATAAACGTTGGGCCTAACTGGACGCATTGGTTTGGAACAGACAATCTTGGACGTGATGTGTTTTCAAGAGTCTGGGCTGGTGGTAGAGTTTCTATAATCATAGGAGTTCTAGGAGCTTTAGTAGATACTGTAGTAGGTAGTATTTATGGTGGAATAGCTGGATTTTCCGGTGGATTTATCGATGATATTATGATGAGAATAGTTGAGATACTTGCAAGTATTCCTTATCTAGTAGTTGTAATATTAGTTTCACTAATATTATCAAAAGGTATTATGGCTATTATTATTGCCATGACTATAACAGGATGGGTTTCCATGGCAAGACTTGTACGTGGACAGTTGTTACAAATAAAAGAACAGGAATATGTGCTAGCTGCAGCGGCCCTCGGTGCTAATCCTTCAAGAATTATTGCAAAACATTTACTTCCAAATACACTAGGAATAATGATAGTAGCTATTACTTTCGACGTTCCAGGATTTATATTTGGAGAAGCTTTCTTAAGCTTTTTAGGGCAAGGAATTCAATCACCAAATACAAGTTGGGGAGCACTAGCAGCAACAGCGCAAGGAAACTTAATGTTTTATCCTTATCAATTATTCTTCCCATCGCTATTTATTAGTTTAACTATGTTATCATTTACATTGCTTGGTGATGGTTTAAGAGATGCGCTAGATCCAAGATTACGTCAATAG
- a CDS encoding ABC transporter permease, with the protein MFKFILKRLGYMFVTLWIVATITFMLIHAIPGDPLASLGRKLPEQIKANYYEKYGLNKSVIVQYGKFVENIVLHGDLGESLAYPGRKVTDVIKTYAPVSARLGIQAVAMGFFIGVSLGILAAFNRGKWPDYLVMFIAILGVSVPNFVMASLLQYFFTIQNMWLPTTGWGGFEYTILPSIALSFGSIATYARYMRANTLDIIGQDYILTAKSKGITKISLVWKHVIRNAILPAITILGPQLAGIFVGAFVIESIFAIPGFGFNFVTSVGDRDYSMIMGQTVFICALVIIAYVLVDIVYGLIDPRIRLTGEKR; encoded by the coding sequence ATGTTTAAATTTATACTTAAGAGATTAGGTTATATGTTTGTTACTCTTTGGATAGTAGCTACCATCACATTTATGCTAATACATGCTATTCCAGGAGATCCATTAGCAAGCCTTGGAAGAAAATTGCCAGAACAGATAAAAGCAAATTACTATGAAAAATATGGTTTAAATAAATCAGTCATAGTACAATATGGTAAGTTTGTAGAAAACATTGTGCTTCATGGAGATTTAGGCGAATCACTTGCTTACCCAGGAAGAAAAGTTACTGATGTTATAAAAACATATGCACCAGTATCTGCAAGATTAGGTATACAAGCGGTTGCAATGGGATTTTTTATAGGGGTAAGTCTTGGAATATTAGCTGCTTTTAATAGAGGAAAATGGCCAGATTATCTGGTTATGTTTATAGCGATATTAGGTGTTTCTGTACCCAATTTTGTTATGGCTTCTTTACTGCAATACTTCTTTACAATCCAAAATATGTGGCTTCCAACCACGGGATGGGGTGGGTTTGAATACACCATATTACCAAGTATAGCCTTAAGCTTTGGTTCTATAGCTACATATGCAAGATATATGAGAGCTAATACTCTTGATATAATAGGACAAGATTATATATTAACTGCAAAATCTAAAGGTATCACAAAAATTAGCTTAGTATGGAAACATGTTATTAGAAATGCCATACTTCCGGCCATTACAATTTTAGGACCACAACTGGCGGGTATATTTGTAGGCGCTTTTGTTATAGAAAGTATATTTGCAATTCCAGGATTTGGTTTTAATTTTGTAACTTCAGTAGGAGATAGAGATTACTCCATGATTATGGGGCAAACAGTCTTCATATGTGCATTAGTAATAATTGCATATGTTCTAGTAGACATAGTATATGGACTGATTGACCCAAGAATAAGATTAACTGGAGAAAAAAGATAG